Sequence from the Acidobacteriota bacterium genome:
AGAGTCTCCGCAACCCGACCGAGCCCCTGTGGGGGGCGATAGATAGTAACCCACGGCTTGCGCCTTGGGCTACTTTATGCCGCCTCTACGGGGCTGAGAACGGTGCTGTGTGGCTACATTGGAATATATAAGTCGGGAAGACACGCGTTGATAAAGGCGGGAAAATGCCGGGAAGGAGTGGCTGGGAGGCAGGGATTCGAACCCCGATAGGCGGAGTCAGAGTCCGCAGTCTTACCGTTAGACGACCTCCCAATCGGCCGCTGAAATGCAATGTTTATAGGCTCATTGTGCGGCATTGCAGGGGTGTTGTCAAGATTGCGGCCGGTCGCGCGGGCGGAAAAGATTGGACCACAGAGGACGCAGAGGTACACAGAGGCAGGCACTTGGAAATCTTTCCGGATGTTGGTTGCGGCTCTGTGAGATGCTGCCCCCCGCCACAGGGAAGCCACTCGAGGAATGACAAATGGCGGCTGGCGTGGCATGATGAAGAGTTCAGCACCATACTTAATGGCGCACCGTTCGGGTGGCACGGGTAACGCAATTGGCTGGGGGAAATACTATGCACACTTCATCAGACAAGTCGGGGGACAAGTCGGCCGGAGTGGTCGCGAACGCGCCGGAGGCCATTGGCAAGCTGGTCGCGGAAGGCATTGAATGCGTCTGGCCACCAATAGAGAAGGCGACGGACAAAGCCTGCGCAGCCTTCGCCGAGATACTCACGCCGAATGCGCTGCGCTTCGTGGCCGACCTCGAACGCAAGTTCGGCGCGCGGCGGCGCGAGTTGCTGGCGCGTCGCGTCGAGCGGCAGCGCGCGCTCGATGCCGGGCAGTTTCCTGATTTTCTTCCCGAAACAAAATCCATTCGCGATGCCGCATGGACCGTGACGCCCGCGCCGGCCGATTTACAGGACCGCCGCGTGGAGATTACCGGGCCGGTGGATCGCAAGATGGTGATCAACGCGCTGAACTCCGGCGCGAAGGTCTTCATGGCGGACTTGGAGGATGCGCACGCGCCGACGTGGGAAGCGACCATTCAAGGTCAGGCGAATCTGCGCGACGCCGTGTGCGGCAGCATCGAGTTTACGAACCCGGATGGCGCGGTGTACAAGCTGAAGCCGACGGTCGCCACGCTGCTGGTAAGGCCGCGCGGCTGGCATCTGACCGAGAAGCACATCCAGGTGGATGGGCAGGCGATGTCGGCGTCTCTGTGCGACTTCGGCCTCTACTTCTTCCACAATGCCAAGGCTCGGCTGGAGCGCGGGACGGCACCCTATTTCTACCTGCCGAAGCTGGAGAGCCACCTCGAGGCGCGGCTGTGGAACGATGTGTTCATCCACGCGCAGCGCGAGCTGGGCATCGCGCAGGGGACCATCAAGGCGACGGTGCTGATCGAGACCATTCTCGCCGCGTTCGAGATGGACGAAATACTTTACGAGTTGCGCGAGCACTCCACTGGGCTGAACTGCGGGCGCTGGGATTACATCTTTTCGTTCATCAAGAAATTTAAAAAACACCCCGCGTTCGTGCTGCCGGATCGCGCTCAGGTGTCCATGACGCGGCACTTCCTGCGCAGCTATTCGCTGCTGGTCATCAAGACGTGCCACCGCCGCGGGGCGCACGCCATCGGCGGCATGGCCGCGCAAATTCCCATTAAGAACGATGTGGAGGCCAATGCGCAGGCCATCGCCAAAGTGTATGACGACAAGGAGCGCGAGGCCGCCGACGGCCACGACGGGACATGGGTCGCGCATCCGGGGCTGGTGCCGGTGGCGCTGGAAGTGTTCAATCAGGAGATGCCCGTCGCCAATCAGGTGAGCCGCCAGCGCGATGATGTGCAGGTAAGCGCGGCGGACTTGCTGAAAGTTCCGCGCGGGACCATCACCGAATCAGGTCTGCGCACGAATTTGCGCGTCGGCGTGCAATATCTGGAGGCGTGGCTGCGCGGCGCGGGCTGCGTGCCGCTCTATAACTTAATGGAAGACGCGGCCACGGCGGAGATTTCGCGCGCGCAAGTGTGGCAGTGGATTCGCCACGCCGCGAAGCTGCCGGACGGGCGCGTCATCACGCGGGAGATGGCGCGCAAGATGCTGGACGAGGAGATGGCGCAGTTTCGCGCCGCGCTCGGCGCAGATCGCTACGCGACCAGCAAGTTCACGTTGGCGCGTGAGTTATTCGAGCAGATCAGCACGCAGGATGAGTTCGTGCCGTTCCTGACGCTGCCGGCCTATGAGCATCTGGACTAAGAAGTGAACGGAGTTGAATAGAAATGGGCATCGCGAAAAAAACATCTGACGGAGTTGTTTCCAGAACCGCGCGGACTACGAGGCCGGTGAAATCATCGGCGGCGGCGGAGCTCACCGCGTTGGACGCGGAGGCGCGTGAAATGAAGAAGTGGTTCGCGTGCCCGCGCTTCACGGGAATCACGCGGCTGTATTCCGCCGGGCAGGTGGTGCAGCATCGCGGGACAATCGAGACCGAATATCTGGTAGCGAAGACCGCGGCGGAGGAGTTCTACGCGCGTCTGCGCGAGCTGTTCGCGCGCGGCGAGCAGATCACCACGTTTGGCCCCTACTCGCCGGGGCAGGCCGTGATGATCAAGCGGGCGGGCATCGAAGGCATCTATCTGGGCGGCTGGGCGACCTCGGCCAAGGGCTCCATCAACGAGGACCCCGGGCCGGACCTGGCCAGCTATCCGTTGAGCCAGGTGCCGGACGAGGCTGCCACGCTGATTCGCGCGCTGCTCTCGGCGGATAAGAATCAACGCTACTTGCGCTCGAAGATGACCGAGAAGGAACTGAAGGCATCGCGCAAAGTGGACTATCGTCCGTGGATCATCGCAGACGCGGACACGGGGCACGGCGGCGATCCGCATGTGCGAAATCTGATTCGCCGTTTTGTCGAGGTAGGCGTCGCCGGTTATCACATTGAAGATCAGAAGCCGGGGACGAAAAAGTGCGGGCATCAAGGCGGCAAAGTGTTGGTGCCGATGGACGAGCAGATCAAGCGGTTGAACGCCGCGCGTTTTCAGCTCGACCTGATGAACGTGGCCGGCATCATCGT
This genomic interval carries:
- the aceB gene encoding malate synthase A — translated: MHTSSDKSGDKSAGVVANAPEAIGKLVAEGIECVWPPIEKATDKACAAFAEILTPNALRFVADLERKFGARRRELLARRVERQRALDAGQFPDFLPETKSIRDAAWTVTPAPADLQDRRVEITGPVDRKMVINALNSGAKVFMADLEDAHAPTWEATIQGQANLRDAVCGSIEFTNPDGAVYKLKPTVATLLVRPRGWHLTEKHIQVDGQAMSASLCDFGLYFFHNAKARLERGTAPYFYLPKLESHLEARLWNDVFIHAQRELGIAQGTIKATVLIETILAAFEMDEILYELREHSTGLNCGRWDYIFSFIKKFKKHPAFVLPDRAQVSMTRHFLRSYSLLVIKTCHRRGAHAIGGMAAQIPIKNDVEANAQAIAKVYDDKEREAADGHDGTWVAHPGLVPVALEVFNQEMPVANQVSRQRDDVQVSAADLLKVPRGTITESGLRTNLRVGVQYLEAWLRGAGCVPLYNLMEDAATAEISRAQVWQWIRHAAKLPDGRVITREMARKMLDEEMAQFRAALGADRYATSKFTLARELFEQISTQDEFVPFLTLPAYEHLD